GGGTTTATGGAGTAGGTAATAAACAGCTGACTCAAGCCCCACCTTTTCCCCACCCACCTCTATGACCTGCAAACCAGGGTCCACAATTTGACTACCAGTCGTAGCAAACATGCCATCCACCGTCACCTGCCGACTTTTGAGCAAAGTTTTAATCTGCTTACGCGAACCCAAGCCCGCCTTTTCTAAACACTTATCTAATCGCATGGATCTATTCTATATTCGTCATCTATCTTTTTCATAGGCCTTATACTCAAAGAGAAAGCGATAGCCAAGCTGTTCTGCTAAATTTTTCGAGGCCTCATTATGTGCATCCCACAAGGGCAATACTCCTCTTCGACAAGATTCCAACATCATCTGCGCTGCTAAACTACGAGCATACCCTTGTCGTCGATGATTAGGAGCCGTTGCAATCTCAATTTCAATCGCTCCTTGATAGACCAAGCCAGTCGAAATCCCTGCACAGACACGTTCCTGACCTATCACCACGAAGCCATATCCACCTGCAGCTTGAAAGTCTGAAAAGGTCTGCCAAGCACCTTTTAAATCCTCAGACCAAACCTCATCTTGCAGACGCTTGAAAATCTCGGAATCAATCGCCTGTATCTCTGCTTGCTGAGGAAGAGCTTGGATAAGCTGGGCTAGGTGCTTCACATCAACATCCGCTTGAGCCTGAAAAGCATAGCGAGTAAAACACTTCACGCTCGTTTCCTCTTGGAACATCTCCTGCCAATCTGCTTCCTCAGAAATGATAATCTTATGCATCAAGTCATACGTGTCTCAGTAAGTAGTCCAAAGAGTTTTATTACTTTCGCCTGCTAGAAAAAGGAAATTTCCCAAATCATATAGAAAGCTCCGTTCACTATCATCCGAAAACAATCTCCCCACCCCTGACGCTAGTCCATAGTGAACCATATTTTTCTGCCAAGATTGAAAGGCAGGAATTGTTCTTACTGCGTGTTCTTTCATGTTTCTATCACTCCATTTAGCCAACTCACGATGCCTTGCATGACTTCTTCCTTATCCCACATGGTCGTGACCGACCACTGCATAACCTGCTTGATTGAAAAACAAGCAGAAGCATCGTCTCGCTCGATATGCTCAATCATGCCGTACACGATTTGAATGACTGCTTTTGGCTCATCGATTGCCCATAGAATCTCCCTGGTTTGCCGTTACTCAAAACATCATCCTGTCACTTTTTTGTCTTTCCCAGTTGATTTATTTTAAGCTCCAGCCACCGTCAATCTTGAGGATTTCCCCCTGCATACCACTAGCTTTTCCGCTGGCCAAAAAGAGGGTGACTTCAGCAATTTCTTCTGGCTCTAGCCAACGCTTAATCGGCGTTTCAGCCGCAACCCAATCTGCGAGGCCTCCTTCTTCAAAGTCACTAGCCGTCATGGCTGTCTTGATCGCACCTGGTGCTAAGCCAAAGACCTGAATACCCTTGTCTGCGTAGTCGAGTGCTAACTGCTTGGTAAAACCTGCAAGGGCATGCTTACTAGTCGTATAGGCTGCACCACCGCCACCTGCTAGGAAACTAGCAATCGAGCACATGTTGATAATGATACCTGCCTTTTTTTCCAGCATCTTTGTCAAATAAAAACGGGTAATCCGCATGGTCGCAAGCAGATTAATAGCTAAGATGTCCTCGATTTCTTCCTCACTCGTATCTAAAAGTGCCTTGTAAGCATCCAATTTCCCAGCGGTATTGCAGAGAATATCCACTTCTGGTAGCCAGTCAAAAAGCGGCACTAAGTTATCCCGTAAATCAAGTTTTAGAAAATGAAAGGCACCGACTAATAAGGGTTTTTCTCCCTTATCGACACCATAGACCTCATAGCCATGCTCCAAAAACAGCTGAGCCTGAGCCCGTCCAATGCCTGAGGAGACCCCTGTTACAAGGACTTTCTTAGTCATGGACTTCCACCCAGTCTGTCGCTAAGACATCACACGGTGTCGGGCTCCACATAGAAAAACCCTCACCCTCGCCTGACACATTGATTAAAAAGTAGGGCGTTACTTCAAGTGCTACACCATTTTGCTCAATCGTGTCAAAGAGTTGGACATAGTTTTCAGCCCCGCCCCAGCCTGTACGGACGTATTTCTTCTTAGCTTTTAGTCCCGGTAAAATGTCTTCAAATGTCATATTTTTTCTCCTTTAGTGGCTATAAACCTTGATTTCAAAAGGTTTTCACAACCTTCTTTTCTATTTTTGATTAGAAGTTACTGGATAACTCCTTTATCTTTTGGAATTTTTATAATCTATCTACTGAAATGAATTTCACGCGCCCATTTCTAGCAAACTTCCCTTACTCCAGTTCCTTTTTCATCTTGACAAAAAGATGAATACCGCCGTTGCTTTCCATCGGTACTCGCTGGACAAATTCAAAGCCCATATTCAGATAGAGTTGCTGAGCACGAGCATTAAAATCCGCCACTGAAAGAGACACAACCTTGCTTGGTATGTGGATAGAACAGTAGTCCAAAATCACCTGCATAAAGGCTTTTCCCTCTCCCTTGCCACAATACTCAGGTTTCATTCCTAGACCCAACTCAAGAACCGCTCCATCTGTATTGACTGTAAAATAGCCATAAAGCTTGCCATCTCTCAGCACTTGGTAATAGTTGTCTCCTCGTAAATCCGAGTTCACCATCTCCTGATAATCTTCTAGATCATTTTCTAAATCATAAAAATCATACGGAGCTGGATAGTGCCAGTGGTTCGCAATTTCCATAGCATGCTCTTGGCTTAATAGCTCAATCTTCATCTGCTCTCTCCCATCGTAAGAAAAATCGTTTTTGGTCTGCTTTTTCTTCACAACCAAGTCTGCGGTAACATTCGTGAGCTCCTTCTCGCATGATACCAGAATTAATCCGTAAGCCATGATAGCCTGCCTTTTTGCCTATCGTTTTGATACCTTCTATCAAAGCACGTGCATGACCTTTCCCGCGCGCTTCTTTTTTGACTGCCAAAGCGAGTAAATTCAGCAAAGGCTCAACATACAGACAGTCATAGGCAGTAGCATGAGCGTAGCCCACAACTTCTCCCTCCTCTTCACAGACAAGAATGATATGCTCCTCACGTAAGAGTAAGTCCCTTAACCGCTTCTGCGTAGCTTCCAGCGGAAAATCATATCCTAAACTATCAGCGTTGAGGAGGCAAATTGCTTTGCCATCTCGTTCCTGTGCTGGTCGAATCATGAACTCACCTCCAGTCTTTATTATAGCATAGAAGCGAGCATTTTTGTAGCAAGAAAAAACGAGGAAAAGACCCACCCTTCTCATCCTCGTGTGACGACTGACTGCTAAAGAAAAAAATGGACAACTATCGCTTTCAAACCACTGTCAGATAGATTTAGTTGCCTGCTACTTCTTGCAGCCATTGTTTAGCATCCTCTAAGGGGGACTGGGTTTCCACGTCCGGCTCTAGAGGATGATTTTCATAGATCCGCCCTGTACTATCCTTAATTCGCCCTGTGCTTAGGACAAGCTCCGCCCCATCATACATGGGATAAGACATGTTAGAAGTCGTGTAGCCTGCAGTGGCTTGGCCAAAAGTCCTCACTTGAGGCAGTTGCTGCAAGGCAAGTATCAAGATTTCCGCAGAACTCGCCGTCTCAGCACTCATCAATATAGCAATCGGAACTTCCTTCCTGTTTTTGGTCGTTCCCTTTATCTCTCTAAGATTTTCCAAACTTACTTTCGAGGACTGCTGCTCACTATAAACAATCTCAAACAGCGTCTTGTCTCTCAGCCAAACGTCAAATCCCGCTGCCATCGCATCCAACCTGCCGCCACTATTGTGACGGACATCCACAATGATCCCCTTCACATCTTGGGCGATGACTCCTGCAATCTTATCTATATAAGCAGCCGCTTGCTTTTCATTTCCTGAAAAGGAAGGCAAGGTTAGCAAAAGAAATTCACCTTCTCTTCGCACTTCCGGCAACTCACTCTTCCTTTTTCGGAGAACCTTAACTTCTTCTGGCGTGTAAAAGTGAGAATGCTTGCCCCCAGCTTTTTGTGCCAAGTCTTTCAGCAAGGGATAAGTATCTTCATATCGCTTCATTTGGCTCCATTGTCCCCGTACAGTCTCCTCGGCTTTATGAAACTCTTCATCCGCATATAAGCCAAAATGCATCCGATACAGGGCACTCTCTGCATACTGCACAGGACTTGGACGCACAATCGTCACCCCATAACGAGGAGCTAGGTAGAAAAAGAGCCCAATCAAGGCCAAACATACCATTGCCACCACCGTCAAACAGCCGACACATCCTTTTTTCATGGTGCCACCTCCTTTTCTTTGAGTATACCTCAAAAAGAAAAGGCACTCCATAACTTGAGCTTACATTTTCTAAGGATTTCTTACAATTCTGTAAGAAAAAAAGCTGGGCAAACACTCCAACTTTTTAACCATTTTTTTCTAAAAAATCCATCACTAAGCACCTAATCAATCTAACCTATCAGCTAAATTTTTTTCACCATCATGATTGATTTTCACGATTGACTTCTGAATGCTGGTAGCCATAAAAGGCATAAATCAGCGTTCCGATAATCAGGGCAAGTCCAAAAGCAATCCACGTATCGGCACTGTATTGGGTCATGAACGAGAGGCAGATAACAATAGACAAAATCGGCAAAAACGGAACCAAAGGGGTACGGAATTGCCCTTCTTTAGGCTCTCCCTGATCCTTACGGAGCTTGATGATCGCATAGGCCAGCATAATGAGATAAGCCAGCGTACAAATGTTCAGAAAGGACGCAATACTTGCTAGTGGGAAAATCCCTGCACAAATGGCAGAAACTACCCCTACCAAAATCGTTGCATTCTTTGGAACCTTGCTGGTCTTGGTTAATTGTTCAAAAGAACGAGGTAAGAGACCATCACGAGCCACACTGTAAATCATCCTAGAAAGGGCATAGCTCATGGAAATGCAAACTGTAATCAAAGTCAAAACAGCGACAACCGAAATATAATTGGCTGCCCAGTCAAGGCCTGCACTCCGAAGAGCAAACGCCACAGCATCCGGCACATTTAATTGGCTGTAATGAACAATCCCTGTCAAGACCAAGGTCACCAAGGCATACAAGATTGTCACGATACTAAGCGAGAGAACAATTCCTTTTGGAATATTCTTTTGAGGGTCTTTGACCTCATCCACAGCCATAGAAATCGATTCAAAGCCTAAAAAGGCAAAAAACATAATCGAGGCACCTGCCATAATTCCGGTCTTGCCTCCATAGATTTGTCCAAAGCCAAAGGGTGCAAAATCAGACCAATTCTCAGGCTTGATGAAAAAGAAACCAGCAATGATAAAGAGGGCAAGAGCTGAAAATTTAAACAATACCAAAACAGAATTAAAACGCAACGCTGCCTTGGAATTTAGCAATACCACACCTGTCACCAGAGCCACCACAACAATTGGCAACAAATCCACATAAGTCCCTGCTTGAGGATTAAAGGTGCCGTTCAGTGCCGTAGGCAAGCTCACTCCGAAATTTCCCAAGAGCCCCTTTAAATAAGCTGCCCAACCAGAAGCCACACCAGAGACAGCCGTCATAAACTCCATCATCGTCAGCCAACCAGCCAGCCAAGCTGGAAACTCCCCTAAAACAGCGTAGAGGTAGGAATAGGCCCCACCCGTCGCAGGGATACGTGAGGCAAATTCAGCAAAAAACAAGGCTGAAATGCTGACACACAAAGCTGAAATAATAATCGAGATAATGAGAGCTGGGCCTGCATACTGAGCCGCTCCAATCCCTGTAATGGTGAAAATCCCTGTCCCCACCATGGCACCAATCCCCAGTACAATCAAATCATAAATCTTGAGATGCCGCTTCATATCCGTTCGGTCTTGGCTGACATCTTTTTTTCTAAAAATGTGCATATCTTTCTCCTTTGTTGATACACCATTTTACCATAGTTTAACCGATTTGAAAACCAGTCAGATGTCCTTTTCTTGCATAAATATTTGAAGGAAGTCCAAAAATATGCCACCATAGAATTAGAAAACGTTTTCGCTATTTTGGAAGAAGAGGAGTATGCTAACAGTTGTTTCTCTTGTCAACCGTGAAGCTCAAATCGAGCCTTTCTTCTCCAAACCTAGAAAAAAACGAGGCTTATTTTTGAAAACCTCGATTTCTTTCTCACTCCTATGATTGGAGGTCCTGATGACTTTATTACAGTTTCTTAAACAACGATTTCACTATTTGATTTACCTCGGCTTTTTCCTCTGGATAGGTGGATTTTTCTTTGAACCAACCCATCTCATTCCTCATTATCAGGGAGCCTTTCGTTGGGGTGGATTTTTAGTGTTCCAACTCCTGCCAGCCATGGGGCTCATTTCCCTCATCCTATCCATTCTTTTTCGAAAATGGGGCTATGCAATTCTCAGCCTGTGCTTGATTTTTGCCTTTCCCATTACCCTGCTCTTGTGTGGAGGGGGTCTCTAAAGATACGGAAGTAGCTTTTCAAGAAGGAGGCGTGCGAGCGGTCCTGCTAGGAGAAAATTCAACGGTAGAGCCATCACTACATTGCTCAAAAAAGCCCTGGCATAACTTGCTAAACTCAGACCAACTCCATTCATCCATAAGCCATAAAGGGACATAAAGGTCACCATAAACAAGGCCATCGTTCCAGAAATCACAAGGATTTTCTGCCAGATTTTGACTGGTTGGGGCAAATGGTGCAGTAGGCGAAAGGCTATGGTCTTTGCAATCGGTCCCACCAAGAAGACATCCAAGCAAAAAGCCAAAATAAAAGCCGGTAAGAAGCCAGCAAACACATGCCCCCAAGAGAACTGCCCAACCAAGACCAAGTTCCAAATGCTCATTCCAAAGACCATGATACTACACATCAAGAAGGTAAATACAAAAGATTCTTTTTTCGTTTTCGGCATTGTCCTCTCCTTTCTAATCAAAGTCCTGCTATTCTACCATATTTCCAGCTTTCGCGTAAGTAGTTTGAAAAAGAAAACGTTTTACCACACTGAACTAAAATCTGCAATTCCTAGTTTTTGTTAGAACAATATGATGATTTTTTATATGAACTATTGTATAATTAAACTAAGATAAAAATTATGATAGAAAGGAAGAAAGTCGGAAACTATATTTTGTAATTTTTATCTACTCCCTCATTCTATGTTTACACAAATACAGAATGATTTTCAAACAGAAAAGGTGAGCACAATGAAAAAATATATTACATTTAGTATTTTTCTACTTGGAGTGCTTGCTTGTTTCCTTGCTATCCAGCCACTGAATCTGAGTAGTGATGTGCAAGTCAACCACCCCAAAACTAGCTATAGTCACGTTCAAAACATTCCCAATCAAACAGTCAGAGAGTTTACTATTTTTTGTGAGGAAACTGGTGCTTCTGTCCAAGAAATCTTGAACTTGGAGTATTTCCCACGAGATGGACAGCGATTTGTCACCTTAGGAGAACACGAGCCAAACAAAGTTCCTGTTCTTGCTTTCTCCTCCCTTGGAGACGAAGGCATTGTTGCAAGGATTGGTGAAGAAATATATGATACAAGTGACAAAACAAACTCATGTACCTATGATGAATTGAAAGAACAGCTACTAGCTTGGGATAAAAAACGATGACAACCTATATAGAATAGGTAAAGTAGATTTCCGCTTCACATAAAAAACGCATAAAATCAATGATTAAGAAGGGTTGATTTATGCGTTTTTCTATTGAATGCGTTTAACTCAGCTTTTTTCTCACAAGGCTACAATCTTATGGTAACTTTTTGAGGTAATGAGAAAGACAAACAGATAGAGAAGAAAGAATAGACCACAGATGCCCAGTGTTACCATCAGCATCAAACTACTATTCAAGACACCCAAGACTTGTAAAATCAGACTGATGATGTGATAGGCAAAAGCCAAGTGCACAAAGGCAAAGATAAGCGGGAGGAAAAAGACGGTCAAGACTTGTTTGCGAATGGTCTGCTTGATTTGCCCTTCATCCAAACCGACCTTTTGCAAGATAACAAAGCGGTCGCGATCCTCAAAACCTTCAGAGATCTGCTTGTAATAGATGACCAGCACCGTTCCTAGCATAAAGACAAAGGATAGGAAAATCCCAATAAAGAAGATACCTCCAATCAAGCCATTCATTTGCTCCACAGCATCTGCCTTGACACTTCCATACAGATACCCTTCTGCTAATCCCTGACTAATTTGATCGATTTTTTCTTCATAGGCTGCTGTTAAGGCCAACTGGCTTTCTCGACTTGCATCTGTATTGAAACCTCCGTAGAGTTCTTGATTCACACGAGCTGTTTCCCTAACGGGGCTTAAAACTTGGCTCGGATCATTGACCACGAGATAGACGATTTTAGAAACCAAGACAGAATATTGATCAGGGATGTTGCCCACGATGAAGTTATCCTTTAAACGTTCCTTGATTTCCAAGTTCTGATTTGCAAAACGAATGGGCTTACTAGAGTCGAGTTGAATATTTTTAGAATAAACAGCTGCTTCATTTTCTTTTAAGGTCAGCTCTTCACCTGTCATCTTTTCATAATCTGCTGCCGAAAAAAGGAGTAAAATAGCTTGTGGCAAAACATTCACTTCCGTTTTATGAAAAACGTCAAATTGATTGCCTTCCTGTGAACGGACACCCAAGACATAACTTTCATAGACATCCTGCTTGGTCATTGTTAACTCATGCTCTTTAGCAAAATCTCGCAAGGCTTCTGTGACAAGAGCAGGGTCAGCTCCTTGACCAGCGACAGCAAAATCCCGTGGATTCATCACCTTTTGGTAAAAGTCACTCCCAGCATAGATATTGATTCCTGCTGTCAAGGTCACAAGCACCATGGTTGACAGGATAGAAATGGTCGCTAATCCGACTGCATTTTTCTTCATGCGGTAGATAAGGTTGGAAACCGAAATCATGTTATTGGGCTGGTAATAATAGTGCTTGCGTTTTTTGAGAAATGCCAAAAAGAGCGTAATACCTGCGTTAAAGAGCAGATACGTCCCCAAAATCACGGCTAGAACTGCTAGAAAAAAAGTCATAATAGCAGCTACCGGGTCTTTTACACTCAAGGCTAAAAAGTAGCCAAGAGCAAGAGAAATCCCACCAAGAAAGGCTTGTAACCCCAGAAAACGCCCCTTTTTCTCCCCGCTAGCCGTTTCCTTAGAAAGTTGCAGTGGATTGAACCGCACAAGACGCCAGCCATTGATGAGAATGAGCAAAGCAAAAATGAGCATGTAAATGATAAGGACAATAACGAGCACCGGCCATTGAAAGCTCGAGATGAGCTCTACTTTTACCTTCATCAGCTTTAAAAGAAAGGCATAAATGAGCTTATCAAAGAGCAAACCAATTCCTAGACCGAGCACAAAGGTGCCTATCCCAAAGAAAATCAATTCTTGTACAGTCATGAGAAAGAGGTGCCACTTGGTCATCCCAAGCATGCCATACACCCCCAGCTCTTTTGAGCGATTCTTCATGACAAAGCTATTGGCATAGAGTACAATAATAACTTCTGCAATGCTCACCACCACAATCCCCAAACCAAGGGCAAAGGCAATGCTCGAAGCCCCCGCAACTTTCTCCAAATGAGGATTGAGGGTAAGGGAGATAAACAGATAGGACAGAGCCACAGCCAGGCAACTAGCTAGGGCAAAGGGATAATAGAGTCTACGGTTTTTAAAGAGATTGGACACCGCTAGCTTACTGGTTAGCTTAATCACGGCCCTTCACCTCACTTGCCATCATGGTGAGGGTATCTGCGATTTCTTGGAACATCTGCCGCTCGCTCTTATCTCCTCGGAAGATTTGATTGTAAAGAATTCCGTCCTTAATAAAGAGAACGCGTTTGGCACGACTGGCTGCTGCTGTCGAGTGCGTAACCATCAGAATGGTTTGCCCCCGACTATTGATATCATCAAAGACATCTAGAAGTGCAGCAGAGGACTTGGAATCTAGTGCCCCTGTCGGTTCATCAGCCAGCAAAATCTCTGGCTCTGTGATAATGGCACGTGCCACAGCCACCCGTTGTTTTTGTCCTCCTGAAATTTCATAGGGGAACTTTTCTTGCAAGCTATTAATTCCCAATTCATTGCAGACGAGGACTAATTTTTTCATCATCTCCGTAATGGGACGGCGAGACAAGACAAGTGGCAGGAGGATATTATCCTTGACAGACAAGGTATCCAGGAGGTTAAAATCTTGAAAGACGAACCCTAACTTCTCCCTTCGAAAACTGGAAGCCTCACTATTTTTAATAGTAGACATGTCCACCTGATTGAGATAAACCCGTCCTTCTGTCGGCTTATCAAGCATAGCAAGGATATTTAAGAGTGTGGATTTCCCAGACCCTGATTCCCCCATGATAGCGACATATTCGCCTTCTTCGACCGTAAAATGAATATCCTTCAACGCTTCCACTTGGCTACCTTGGAAACGAGTTTTGTAAATTTTCTTCACGTGTTGCACATCGAGTAATGACATTGTTATTCTCCTATTCTATATTTACGAGGATTAGTGGCTGTATTGGAGCCAAAAGTAATATTGACTAGTTTCATATCCCAGGCTGACTCTATCAATTTCTTGTTGAGTTAGCTGTTTTTTCTTTTGTTTTCTAAAAAATTTCATAAGCTTTCTCCTTCTGTAGCTAAATCAAATGACATCTCTTATACTCTATAAGCATCAACATCTGACTAGGTTCCACCATTGAGAAATGGGGAAGGTGATCGGTAACACTAGCGTCACTTGTGTCCTAAAAACAGCAGGGGTAGGTACGTTAGCTGGTTTGTCCCAACCTTCAACAGCCCGCTGGACTGTTGAAGCAAGGTGAGTTAAGGACGTCAGATTTTAATTGTTGACGAGTATTACCTCTCTAGTATAGAGCACTCTAGCAGTCGCTTCCATAACCTAATCTTTCATTTTATGTTGATTTCTTACATTTTTGAAAGACGGGAGCGAGAGACGATTGTCTGGTAGCTTCTTGAGGTCAGCCAAAAGACCAGCATATAAACAAGAAGGAAAAGCAAGCAAACGATAACGGTCGTCTGTACCAAAAGAGGGGTATTGGTCGCTCCTAACATCATGACAATCAGACTAATCATCTTAAAGGCGACAGCTAGGTGTAAGAAAGAAAAGAGCAGCGGGAGGAAGAAAACCGTCAAAATCTGTTTTCGAATGGTTGCCCGAGTGGCTCCTTCATCAAGACCCACTTGCTGCAAAATCACAAAGTTTTCCCGGTCTTCATAGCCCTCAGAGATTTGCTTGTAGTAGATGACCAAGACCGTTCCTAATAGAAAGACAAGGGATAGAAAAATACCAATAAAGAGCAGCGTTCCTACAACACTGAGGCTTTCATGCTCAATGTCAGCTCGCACCGCCGTCATAAGTGACTCTCCTTTTTTCTGCCTATCATGAACCGCTTGCATAAAAGCCTGATTCTCCTTGTCCTTGCTATCCACACCGACATAGTAAACGGTCTTTGCATCCGGTGCTAGCATTGCTGCATCCTTGACTACCAACACCAAGATTTTATCAAGGTAGAGCTTGCTAGCATTGCTTATCTTGCTTTGTAAAATATCCTTTTTGGAAAAGCTTCTTACCTTCCATTCCTTAGATTCGATAGTCAGTGGTTTCTGGGGATCAAGCGACACTTTTTGACCAAAAGCTAGAACCTCGTCTTCTTTTAGAGAGACTGTTTCACCAGTCAGAGCTTGGTAGTCTTTTTCGGAAAACGTCAGAACCAGACCAGCTATATCCGTTTCTTCCTTTAATTCATTGATCAAGGTCAAGTGATTGCCCGAAATCTGCTCCAAACTATGTTGCTGGTAGAAAATAGAGGTGAATTGAGGATCGGTTAACCCCGCTTTCTTAGCACTGTCTTTGATCAAGTTCAGGTAAGA
The window above is part of the Streptococcus himalayensis genome. Proteins encoded here:
- a CDS encoding GNAT family N-acetyltransferase, giving the protein MKIELLSQEHAMEIANHWHYPAPYDFYDLENDLEDYQEMVNSDLRGDNYYQVLRDGKLYGYFTVNTDGAVLELGLGMKPEYCGKGEGKAFMQVILDYCSIHIPSKVVSLSVADFNARAQQLYLNMGFEFVQRVPMESNGGIHLFVKMKKELE
- a CDS encoding DUF2829 domain-containing protein — its product is MTFEDILPGLKAKKKYVRTGWGGAENYVQLFDTIEQNGVALEVTPYFLINVSGEGEGFSMWSPTPCDVLATDWVEVHD
- a CDS encoding ABC transporter permease, giving the protein MIKLTSKLAVSNLFKNRRLYYPFALASCLAVALSYLFISLTLNPHLEKVAGASSIAFALGLGIVVVSIAEVIIVLYANSFVMKNRSKELGVYGMLGMTKWHLFLMTVQELIFFGIGTFVLGLGIGLLFDKLIYAFLLKLMKVKVELISSFQWPVLVIVLIIYMLIFALLILINGWRLVRFNPLQLSKETASGEKKGRFLGLQAFLGGISLALGYFLALSVKDPVAAIMTFFLAVLAVILGTYLLFNAGITLFLAFLKKRKHYYYQPNNMISVSNLIYRMKKNAVGLATISILSTMVLVTLTAGINIYAGSDFYQKVMNPRDFAVAGQGADPALVTEALRDFAKEHELTMTKQDVYESYVLGVRSQEGNQFDVFHKTEVNVLPQAILLLFSAADYEKMTGEELTLKENEAAVYSKNIQLDSSKPIRFANQNLEIKERLKDNFIVGNIPDQYSVLVSKIVYLVVNDPSQVLSPVRETARVNQELYGGFNTDASRESQLALTAAYEEKIDQISQGLAEGYLYGSVKADAVEQMNGLIGGIFFIGIFLSFVFMLGTVLVIYYKQISEGFEDRDRFVILQKVGLDEGQIKQTIRKQVLTVFFLPLIFAFVHLAFAYHIISLILQVLGVLNSSLMLMVTLGICGLFFLLYLFVFLITSKSYHKIVAL
- a CDS encoding GNAT family N-acetyltransferase; translated protein: MIRPAQERDGKAICLLNADSLGYDFPLEATQKRLRDLLLREEHIILVCEEEGEVVGYAHATAYDCLYVEPLLNLLALAVKKEARGKGHARALIEGIKTIGKKAGYHGLRINSGIMREGAHECYRRLGCEEKADQKRFFLRWERADED
- a CDS encoding APC family permease, with amino-acid sequence MHIFRKKDVSQDRTDMKRHLKIYDLIVLGIGAMVGTGIFTITGIGAAQYAGPALIISIIISALCVSISALFFAEFASRIPATGGAYSYLYAVLGEFPAWLAGWLTMMEFMTAVSGVASGWAAYLKGLLGNFGVSLPTALNGTFNPQAGTYVDLLPIVVVALVTGVVLLNSKAALRFNSVLVLFKFSALALFIIAGFFFIKPENWSDFAPFGFGQIYGGKTGIMAGASIMFFAFLGFESISMAVDEVKDPQKNIPKGIVLSLSIVTILYALVTLVLTGIVHYSQLNVPDAVAFALRSAGLDWAANYISVVAVLTLITVCISMSYALSRMIYSVARDGLLPRSFEQLTKTSKVPKNATILVGVVSAICAGIFPLASIASFLNICTLAYLIMLAYAIIKLRKDQGEPKEGQFRTPLVPFLPILSIVICLSFMTQYSADTWIAFGLALIIGTLIYAFYGYQHSEVNRENQS
- a CDS encoding ABC transporter ATP-binding protein, which codes for MSLLDVQHVKKIYKTRFQGSQVEALKDIHFTVEEGEYVAIMGESGSGKSTLLNILAMLDKPTEGRVYLNQVDMSTIKNSEASSFRREKLGFVFQDFNLLDTLSVKDNILLPLVLSRRPITEMMKKLVLVCNELGINSLQEKFPYEISGGQKQRVAVARAIITEPEILLADEPTGALDSKSSAALLDVFDDINSRGQTILMVTHSTAAASRAKRVLFIKDGILYNQIFRGDKSERQMFQEIADTLTMMASEVKGRD
- a CDS encoding DUF2798 domain-containing protein, with the protein product MPKTKKESFVFTFLMCSIMVFGMSIWNLVLVGQFSWGHVFAGFLPAFILAFCLDVFLVGPIAKTIAFRLLHHLPQPVKIWQKILVISGTMALFMVTFMSLYGLWMNGVGLSLASYARAFLSNVVMALPLNFLLAGPLARLLLEKLLPYL
- a CDS encoding S41 family peptidase is translated as MKKGCVGCLTVVAMVCLALIGLFFYLAPRYGVTIVRPSPVQYAESALYRMHFGLYADEEFHKAEETVRGQWSQMKRYEDTYPLLKDLAQKAGGKHSHFYTPEEVKVLRKRKSELPEVRREGEFLLLTLPSFSGNEKQAAAYIDKIAGVIAQDVKGIIVDVRHNSGGRLDAMAAGFDVWLRDKTLFEIVYSEQQSSKVSLENLREIKGTTKNRKEVPIAILMSAETASSAEILILALQQLPQVRTFGQATAGYTTSNMSYPMYDGAELVLSTGRIKDSTGRIYENHPLEPDVETQSPLEDAKQWLQEVAGN
- a CDS encoding 3-oxoacyl-ACP reductase is translated as MTKKVLVTGVSSGIGRAQAQLFLEHGYEVYGVDKGEKPLLVGAFHFLKLDLRDNLVPLFDWLPEVDILCNTAGKLDAYKALLDTSEEEIEDILAINLLATMRITRFYLTKMLEKKAGIIINMCSIASFLAGGGGAAYTTSKHALAGFTKQLALDYADKGIQVFGLAPGAIKTAMTASDFEEGGLADWVAAETPIKRWLEPEEIAEVTLFLASGKASGMQGEILKIDGGWSLK